Proteins encoded by one window of Lathyrus oleraceus cultivar Zhongwan6 chromosome 1, CAAS_Psat_ZW6_1.0, whole genome shotgun sequence:
- the LOC127100599 gene encoding uncharacterized protein LOC127100599, which produces MAQNHFQWEGERTPTEKLPLKSEMYEVNGIDHVNAKVDALSQKIESLTVTLTTTVTVVTPNCELCGTPGHNTDECHLLAGIPIDKVNYAQGNPYSNTYNPDWRNHPNFSYKSHNALFAPNPTPAVPPGYHKGAPAAPQAPRKSNVKLLLENFIASQT; this is translated from the coding sequence ATGGCACAAAATCACTTCCAATGGGAAGGTGAGCGAACACCTACAGAGAAACTGCCACTAAAGAGTGAAATGTATGAAGTTAATGGCATAGACCATGTCAATGCTAAAGTGGACGCACTTTCCCAAAAGATTGAAAGTTTGACCGTAACTCTAACAACTACCGTAACTGTTGTGACACCCAACTGCGAGTTATGTGGAACACCTGGGCACAACACTGATGAATGTCATTTATTGGCTGGTATTCCAATTGACAAAGTAAATTATgcccaagggaacccatactcaAACACCTATAACCCTGACTGGAgaaaccatcctaatttttccTACAAGAGCCACAATGCTTTATTTGCTCCAAACCCAACACCTGCAGTTCCTCCGGGTTATCATAAAGGAGCCCCCGCTGCTCCCCAAGCACCTAGAAAATCAAATGTCAAACTACTATTGGAGAACTTTATCGCATCCCAAACCTAA